A section of the Acropora muricata isolate sample 2 chromosome 4, ASM3666990v1, whole genome shotgun sequence genome encodes:
- the LOC136914855 gene encoding putative neutral sphingomyelinase — MADVKDSRLRVLTLNCWGIPYVSKMWEERKILIAEELAKGHYDIVSLQEIWSRRDFQMISEKVHDVLPHSHYFYSGVIGSGVCVLSRYPIIDAFTYRYSLNGYMYNITHGDWFGGKAIGYCLIDHPKQPIHFFATHMHAEYSESHQYVSHRVVQSYQLSQFIQHLTRPTDVVLVCGDMNCKPSELCYRIIKDVTGLADAWEKHGLIEGGCYGNTADVSHNTFSGDKSPVKGGPRDGNRIDYVFYRCDGDAFKCVKCEVTMQRVPGKQFSFSDHEGVSAEFVMKDLHGISRTDPAEADEPDIHRVKEVLTETCSVVSAAIDALPSLNFKQISYIVFMLFFILSPILFPCCEDSPLSLHFIFGKLLHLICIIVAVILSGFLFYLVLNSREEYSVYKNVLQVIDIQLKRINPQKRVKENFHLE; from the exons ATGGCGGACGTCAAAGACTCTAGGTTACGTGTCTTAACCTTGAATTGCTG GGGTATACCTTATGTGTCAAAGATGTGGGAAGAACGTAAAATTTTAATAGCTGAAGAGCTTGCAAAAGGCCATTATGACATTGTCTCACTTCAAGAG ATTTGGAGTAGGCGTGATTTTCAAATGATCAGTGAAAAGGTCCATGATGTCCTTCCACACTCACATTACTTTTACAG tggTGTGATCGGTAGTGGTGTCTGTGTTCTCTCACGCTATCCAATCATTGATGCCTTCACTTACCGCTACTCATTGAATGGCTACATGTATAACATTACTCATGGTGACTGGTTTGGTGGCAAAGCAATTGGTTACTGTCTAATTGATCATCCAAAACAACCAATTCATTTCTTTGCCACTCAT ATGCATGCAGAATACAGCGAAAGTCACCAGTATGTGTCACATCGTGTTGTGCAGTCGTACCAGCTGTCCCAATTTATTCAGCATCTGACACGGCCTACTGATGTTGTCCTGGTTTGTGGGGACATGAATTGTAAGCCATCAGAGTTGTGTTATAGGATTATAAAAGACGTCACTGGATTAGCTGATGCTTGGGAAAAACATGGCCTAATTGAG GGAGGTTGTTATGGCAACACAGCAGATGTCAGCCACAACACATTCTCAGGAGATAAAAGTCCGGTCAAGGGTGGCCCAAGAGATGGCAATCGGATAGACTACGTATTCTACCGCTGTGATGGAGATGCCTTTAAATGTGTGAAATGTGAAGTTACAATGCAACGTGTGCCAGGGAAACAGTTCTCCTTCTCAGACCATGAGGGTGTTTCAGCTGAATTTGTCATGAAAGATTTACATGGGATAAGCAGGACAG aTCCTGCAGAAGCAGATGAGCCTGACATCCACAGGGTGAAAGAAGTACTAACAGAAACCTGTAGTGTTGTGTCTGCAGCTATTGATGCCCTACCTAGTCTAAATTTTAAACAGATATCCTATATAGTTTTCATGCTGTTCTTCATCCTGTCACCTATTCTGTTTCCTTGTTGTGAAGATTCACCTCTTTCACTGCATTTTATATTTGGCAAGCTGCTTCATCTTATTTGTATAATTGTTGCTGTTATACTCTCAGGTTTTCTGTTCTACCTGGTTTTAAATTCAAGAGAAGAATACAGTGTTTACAAAAATGTTCTTCAAGTGATTGACATTCAGTTAAAACGTATCAACCCTCAAAAGAGAGTTAAAGAAAATTTCCATTTGGAATAA
- the LOC136914866 gene encoding octopamine receptor beta-2R-like, which yields MQRNGQRGQSNNSSSAEQLCSLLQQGQTGDNLTFAEFKALCAFITALNGLFAVLAVLGNSVVFAVFYRFVALRTPSNMLLTSLSMCDFLVGLITQPILAAEIVLVASNSLEACLLKDLYVIFLFAFSASSMLHVCIISLERFVAIFYPFKHQHIMNKKNVMVFSVVVFWISWTLLTVFTRREHGGGLIGYSRMGFVIFSVLLVIIINLRLWVEARKHSRRIQNAVPLSTLSTSTRDDHQNTQNIAKAARNSKASKTIFFITGVLIVCNLPLIATFTARKFYNTRGRVVTVLWFASNTVVLFPAVLNPVIYCWRRRDLRSSIKRMFGQRYHAEAQQH from the coding sequence ATGCAACGAAACGGTCAAAGAGGCCAGAGTAATAATTCATCCTCGGCTGAACAACTTTGCTCGCTGTTGCAACAGGGACAAACAGGGGATAACTTAACATTTGCGGAGTTCAAAGCTCTTTGTGCCTTCATCACTGCACTTAACGGTTTATTTGCAGTATTAGCTGTGCTCGGGAATAGTGTggtttttgctgtgttttatcGATTTGTGGCCTTGAGAACGCCTTCCAACATGCTTTTAACAAGTTTGTCGATGTGTGACTTTTTGGTTGGGCTTATCACTCAACCCATACTTGCAGCAGAGATAGTGCTGGTTGCCTCCAATTCACTCGAAGCATGTTTGCTTAAAGATCTTTATGTTATATTCCTCTTCGCATTTTCCGCGTCATCAATGCTCCACGTATGTATTATCAGCCTCGAACGTTTTGTTGCCATTTTCTACCCGTTCAAGCATCAGCACATTATGAACAAGAAAAACGTGATGGTATTTTCAGTTGTCGTCTTTTGGATTTCATGGACTCTGCTTACAGTCTTTACCCGTCGTGAACACGGAGGGGGACTTATTGGCTATTCACGTATGGGATTTGTCATTTTTAGCGTTTTATTGGTGATAATAATCAACCTGAGATTGTGGGTGGAAGCTCGGAAACACTCAAGGAGGATTCAAAATGCTGTACCCCTTTCAACCTTATCAACATCTACCCGAGATGATCATCAAAATACGCAAAATATTGCAAAAGCAGCGCGCAATTCTAAAGCGTCAAAGACCATTTTTTTCATCACTGGTGTCCTAATTGTGTGCAATCTGCCTCTGATCGCAACATTCACCGCTCGAAAGTTCTATAACACACGTGGACGTGTTGTCACAGTGCTGTGGTTCGCATCCAATACTGTTGTTCTTTTCCCAGCAGTATTGAATCCAGTCATCTATTGCTGGCGCAGAAGAGACCTTAGGAGTTcaattaaaagaatgtttgGTCAACGATACCACGCTGAAGCACAACAGCACTAG